The Candidatus Binatia bacterium genome segment GCCGGCGAGCTCGGGCACGGGCACGTCGCCGAGCGAGATCGTCGTGAGCGGAACGAAGAGGAAGCCGAGGGCGAAGCCTTGGACGAGGCGCGGCCAGAAGACGTCCCAATACCCCGCCTGCACGCTGAGCCCGCCGAGGAGCCACGAGGACCATGCGAAGAGCAGCGTGCCGAAGACTATCGACCAGCGCCCGTCGATCCGGTTGAGCAGACGTCCGATGATCAGCATCGAAACGGCCGTCGCAAAGGCACCGGGCATGAGCGCCATGCCGGTATCGAACGCGGTGAAGCCGAGGGTCGATTGAAAGAAGAGCGGCAGAATAAGCGCCGTTCCGAAGAGCCCGAAGCCCATGATGATGCCGAGAAACGAGCCGACCGAGAACGAGCGGAATCGAAAGACGCTCAGATCCACGATCGGATGCTTGTCGCGCAGCGCCTTCATCACGAACGCGACGAGCGCGCTGACGGCGATGGCGGAGAAGAGCAGAATCGTCTGCGACTGGAACCAGTCGTCGCGCTCGCCCTGTTCGAGCACGAACTGCAGCGAGGCCAATCCCGCCGTCAGTAGGCCGAGGCCGATCCAGTCGATGCCCCCCTTGGGCTTCTCGATGTACTTCGGATTCGGGATGAAGGCGAGCGTCATCAGAAACGCGGCGATGCCGATTGGAATGTTGATGTAGAAGATCAGCGGCCAGCTGGCGTTGTCGACGATCCATCCGCCGAGCGTCGGCCCGATCGCGGGTCCGACCATCGCGCCCATGCCGAAGATCGCCATCGCCGCACCCCGCCGCTCGATCGGAAACGTCTCGAAGAGGATCGCCTGCGCCGTCGGTTGGAGCGCGCCGCCGCCGATGCCCTGGACGATGCGATAGAAGACGAGCACCCAGATCGAGCGCGCCGTGCCGCAGAAGAGCGACGCGACGGTGAAGAGCGCCAGCGACGCGGCGTAGAACGCCTTGCGCCCGAGCAGCGCCGTCAGCCAGCCGTTGAGCGGCATCACGACGACGTTCGCGAGAATGTAGCCGGTGGCGACCCACGCGACTTCGTCGACCGTCGCGCCGAGGTTGCCGCCGATCGTGCTGATCGCGACGTTTACGATCGTGCTGTCGATGATCGCCATGATCAGCCCGAGCATCACGGTGATCGTGATGAGGGCGACCGGCGCGCCGTGACGGTGTCGAAGCGGATTTTTCATCAGGCTAAAGGCTAAAGGCTTCGGACCCGCTCTCGACCAACGGGGGTTGCGGTGAGAACGGCCACTCTTCTTGCCGTCGCCCTCGCGATATTTGCCGTGGTGGACGCCGTCGCGTTCAGGACGAGCCTCTACCGCAGCATCCTCGACCCGAACTCGAGCACCGGCAGCTTCGAGGCTGCGATCGATCAACTTCGAGCGCTGCGGGCCGACCCGCGAACCGACGTGCTCGTGCTCGGCGATTCGCGAATCTACTCGGGCCTCGATTCGAAGGCCGCGAGCGTGGCGAGCGGCGGCTTGCGCTTCCTCAACGGGGGCGTGCCCGGAACGACGCCGCGCTGCTGGCCGTTCTTCGCGCGCGCCATCGATCCGAATGCCGGCCGGCTGCGTGCCGTCGTCATTCCGGTCGATACGTACGCTGACGACGACTCCGCGATCGGCAGCCTCGACGGCGACGATCGGCCGATGGACCTGCGCTACATCGTCTTTCAGACGCGCGTCGCCGATCTTCCGAAACTGGCGGGATCGTTCTCCGATCCGCGCGAGCGCGTCGAGTATGGAATAGATCTCTTCTGGCGTGCGGCCGAGCTGCGCGACGATTTTCAGGAGCTCGCGGCAAATCCAGCCGCGCGTTTCGCGCTGCTCGCGCACGCGCCGTCGCGGTCGCCATACGACCCGCTGGCGGCGCATCCCCGAACGGAGTCGCTCGTAGGGCTGCGCGTGAACTTTGCGACCAACGCAATCGAGTATCCGCCGGGCATGAGTGACGACGAGCGAGCCGCGATCGCGACGCAGGTGCTGCGCGTCCCCAAGCCGAGCCCGTCGTACGCGACCTATAGGCTCCAGTGGCTCGCGCCGATCGCCGCCCGGTATCGCGCCGCGGGCGTTCCCGTGATCTTCGTGCGCATCCCGACGCGACCGGCGCATCGCAAAGCCGACGAGAGCCCGAGCGGATCGCTCCTGACGATCGGCCGCGTTGACGGCGCGCGCTTTCTGCCCGCAGCGCCGTATCTCGCGCTCGAGCAGCCGCAACTCTTTGCCGACGAAGACCACCTTAATCGCGAAGGAAGTCTGCGCTTCAGCCGCCTGCTCGGCGCCGACGTCGCCCGCACGCTAACGACGGCGTCATGCCCGTCGTGTCATTCCCGGAATGTCACGCGCAGCGGCATCGAACGGCATGTCACCCTGAGCGGAGTCGAACAGCATGTCATCCTGAGCGTAGTCGAAGGGCTGAGCGTAGTCGAACGGCGCAGCGGAGTCGAAGGGCGCTCCTGGGAAGCGCGCTACGCGGGCCTCAACGGACCGTACGATCTCTCGTGGTTCGAAGCGGCCGCGGGAATCGGGATCCCGCTGCGCTTTCAGTCGTACGAGTTCTGGCTCTTCGTGGCGATCGTCGCCGCGCTGTTCTACCTGCTCCCGCGGCGGTACGGCAAGTGGGTGCTGCTGCTTACGAGTTACTACTTCTACGCGCGCTGGAACGCGAAGTACGTGCTCTTCCTCTGGATCCTTACCGCGAGCGACTACGCGATCGCGATCGCGCTGGAGAAGCAGCGCGAGGTCGCGCGCCGCGATCCGCGGTTGCTCCTCGGGCTGGGCGTCGCCGCAAACCTGGCCTTTCTCGGAACGTTCAAGTACCTCAACTTCGCGAGCGGCACCGTCGCGGCGCTGCTCGGAATGCACGAGAACCCCTGGCTCGTCAACCTGTTCGTGCCGATCGGCATCAGTTTTCACACGTTCCAGAGCATCTCGTACCTCGTCGACGTCTATCGCGGCCGCATGACGGCGATTCGCAAGCCGCTCGACTACGCGCTCTACCTCGCGTTCTTCCCGCAACTGCTCGCGGGGCCGATCGTGCGGGCGGGACTCTTCTTCGGCGAATTGTTCTCGTGGCGGCCGCCTACTCCGGCGGACGTTAGTTATGGCTTGGCCCGCGCGGGCTTCGGGATGGTGAAGAAGACGGCGATTGCCGATCAGTTCGCGCCGGCCGCGAACGCATACTTCGGCTCGATCGCGAGTCATCCGGGCGCGCCGGCGGCGTGGAGCGCGGTCTTTGCGTTCGGCATGCAGATCTACTTCGATTTCTCGGGCTATAGCGACATCGCGATCGGCTGCGCGCGGCTCTTCGGCTTCGTCTTCCCCGAGAACTTCGCAATGCCGTATCTCGCGACGAGCGTCACCGATTTCTGGCATCGCTGGCATATCACGCTCTCGACGTGGCTGCGCGATTACGTCTACATACCGCTCGGCGGCAGCCGCGACGGCAAGCTCGATACGCTCCGCAACCTCATGCTGACGATGCTGATCGGCGGGCTCTGGCACGGCGCGCAGTGGACGTTCGTTGCCTGGGGCGCCTTTCACGGCATCGCGCTCTGCCTGGAGCGGGTGCTCGGCATCGGCCACGAGCGCACGGCGCCGCGCGGCATCGTCGCGCTTGTTCGTATCGCGATCACGTTCGCGATCGTCACGCTCGCGTGGGTGCTCTTCCGCGCGCCGACCTTCGGAGCGGCCGCTGCAACCTATCGCGCGCTCTTTATCGGCGGAGCCGGGACGTCGATGCTCGCCGGATGGCCGGCGGTGCTCGCCGCGGGCGTCGTCGCGTTCGGCGCGGCGCGGCTGCTCTTCGATCGGTGGAACCTGCGTCTCGCGTGGGACCAACTGCGCCCGCTCTCGCAGGCGGGTGCGCTCGCCGGAGTGTTGCTCGCGCTCGCGCTGCTCTCGTGGCCGGGGCTATCCCCAACGTTTATCTACTTCAAGTTCTAAGGCGCGGCGGGGGCCTTTGGCCGAGGGAATCCAGTTTGAGCTACGGCTAGCCGGAGCTTGGTGAGGGCGGCGCGGATTTCGGAAAGGCGCGAATGCGGTCGATCGTCTCGAGGATCGCCAGCGCGAACTTTCCAAGCGTCGGGATGACGCGCGGCCGCAACAACCGCTGATCGAAGGCGGCCATGTAGCGATCGTTCTCCTCGACGCAGGCGCGCAGGAACGCCGTCGGCGTCAAGCCGGAGAGAACTTCGCCGAAGAGATCGATGCGCATATCTTCCGGTTGCTCGTTCTTGGGGGCGCTGCCGGCCATCTCGCTGCCGCCCTTGACGCGCCGGGTGACGGCGCTGCCGTAGCAGAGGAGCGCCGGTATCGCCTGCATGAGCGGTCCGCGCAGGCCTCGCCGGGTTCGGTCCCACGCGACCCAGTTGACGAAGAAGACGATGTGGCGCGCCTCTTCGACGAGCACGCGCGAGAAGAGCGAGGTCAGCGACTCGGGCAGGATGCGCGCGTCGCGCGCGAGCCGGAAGATGCCGAAGCCCGCGAACGAGTCGACGCACTCGTCATAGCCGAAGCCGATGAAGGCGTCCCGCGTTGGTTCCTTTCCCTTTGACTCGGGCGTCACTTTGAGTCCGTAGCGATCGATCATGCACTGGAGTATGCGGCCGTGCCGGGCTTCCTCGTATCCTTGCAGCGCGAGCGCCTCGCGCACGATCGGATCGCCCTCGGTCTTTGCGTAGCCCTCGAGCATGACGCCTGCGTCTTGCTCGACCTCGAGCGCCATCGTCCAAATCGGAATCGCGCGCAGCCGCGCGAGCGAGAGATCGTCGAGCTCGGGCCACGGCCAGTCTTTCGGGTCGTAGGCGCGGTGCGATTCCACGAAGGTCCGGCAGAAGAGTTCCTTGTGTTCGTTTGAGCCGATACGCAACTCGATCACTCCATCGTCAAAGGTGAGGCTTGAGGCCCGGGGAGGCAACCATGCCGAGCGCGGTCGAAGGTGCCCTCTAGCCATGACCGCGCCCCCGCAATCGCTCCCGTTAAGCAATCATCGCGCTCGCCTTGAGCGGTACCTTCGAGGAATCGCTCTTTCGACCGGCTCGGTCGCGGGGCAGATAATCGAGGAGCGCCGCTCGGCGCGCTACGAGCCGGACCCGATGCGCCCGTGCCTCGTGCTCTGGGCGTGTGCCGCCGGGAACGGCGATCTCGACGACGCGCTGCCGGTGGCGGCCGCGTTCGACCTCTTC includes the following:
- a CDS encoding DHA2 family efflux MFS transporter permease subunit, producing MKNPLRHRHGAPVALITITVMLGLIMAIIDSTIVNVAISTIGGNLGATVDEVAWVATGYILANVVVMPLNGWLTALLGRKAFYAASLALFTVASLFCGTARSIWVLVFYRIVQGIGGGALQPTAQAILFETFPIERRGAAMAIFGMGAMVGPAIGPTLGGWIVDNASWPLIFYINIPIGIAAFLMTLAFIPNPKYIEKPKGGIDWIGLGLLTAGLASLQFVLEQGERDDWFQSQTILLFSAIAVSALVAFVMKALRDKHPIVDLSVFRFRSFSVGSFLGIIMGFGLFGTALILPLFFQSTLGFTAFDTGMALMPGAFATAVSMLIIGRLLNRIDGRWSIVFGTLLFAWSSWLLGGLSVQAGYWDVFWPRLVQGFALGFLFVPLTTISLGDVPVPELAGATGVFTLLRQLGGSLGIAILTTMLTHQTAVAWNVLASGVTQTHGYPVGQLTQMVAQQSAMIAYNYLFRVTAVVFVLSTPLVFLIRPKKRAAAVMAAAE
- a CDS encoding MBOAT family protein: MRTATLLAVALAIFAVVDAVAFRTSLYRSILDPNSSTGSFEAAIDQLRALRADPRTDVLVLGDSRIYSGLDSKAASVASGGLRFLNGGVPGTTPRCWPFFARAIDPNAGRLRAVVIPVDTYADDDSAIGSLDGDDRPMDLRYIVFQTRVADLPKLAGSFSDPRERVEYGIDLFWRAAELRDDFQELAANPAARFALLAHAPSRSPYDPLAAHPRTESLVGLRVNFATNAIEYPPGMSDDERAAIATQVLRVPKPSPSYATYRLQWLAPIAARYRAAGVPVIFVRIPTRPAHRKADESPSGSLLTIGRVDGARFLPAAPYLALEQPQLFADEDHLNREGSLRFSRLLGADVARTLTTASCPSCHSRNVTRSGIERHVTLSGVEQHVILSVVEGLSVVERRSGVEGRSWEARYAGLNGPYDLSWFEAAAGIGIPLRFQSYEFWLFVAIVAALFYLLPRRYGKWVLLLTSYYFYARWNAKYVLFLWILTASDYAIAIALEKQREVARRDPRLLLGLGVAANLAFLGTFKYLNFASGTVAALLGMHENPWLVNLFVPIGISFHTFQSISYLVDVYRGRMTAIRKPLDYALYLAFFPQLLAGPIVRAGLFFGELFSWRPPTPADVSYGLARAGFGMVKKTAIADQFAPAANAYFGSIASHPGAPAAWSAVFAFGMQIYFDFSGYSDIAIGCARLFGFVFPENFAMPYLATSVTDFWHRWHITLSTWLRDYVYIPLGGSRDGKLDTLRNLMLTMLIGGLWHGAQWTFVAWGAFHGIALCLERVLGIGHERTAPRGIVALVRIAITFAIVTLAWVLFRAPTFGAAAATYRALFIGGAGTSMLAGWPAVLAAGVVAFGAARLLFDRWNLRLAWDQLRPLSQAGALAGVLLALALLSWPGLSPTFIYFKF
- a CDS encoding ferritin-like domain-containing protein, whose amino-acid sequence is MIELRIGSNEHKELFCRTFVESHRAYDPKDWPWPELDDLSLARLRAIPIWTMALEVEQDAGVMLEGYAKTEGDPIVREALALQGYEEARHGRILQCMIDRYGLKVTPESKGKEPTRDAFIGFGYDECVDSFAGFGIFRLARDARILPESLTSLFSRVLVEEARHIVFFVNWVAWDRTRRGLRGPLMQAIPALLCYGSAVTRRVKGGSEMAGSAPKNEQPEDMRIDLFGEVLSGLTPTAFLRACVEENDRYMAAFDQRLLRPRVIPTLGKFALAILETIDRIRAFPKSAPPSPSSG